A part of Acidobacteriota bacterium genomic DNA contains:
- the gcvPA gene encoding aminomethyl-transferring glycine dehydrogenase subunit GcvPA has product MAYIPNAQREVAAMLAELGLPDVNALFASIPGAVRLEGPLPMPEGKSELEVDRHFQNLGRLNTGVLEFATFLGAGAYRHFVPSVIDALISRSEFFTAYTPYQPEISQGTLQAVFEYQSMVSMLTGLDVTNASMYDGATAVTEAVLMANRANNRKRVLVAGSLHPFYREVMSTYVRNFEIVLETLPWGPDGRLDAASLQSKLGDDVAAVVVQSPNVFGVVEDLPAAADAAHGKKALLVAAFTEALSLAYLRPPGECGADVAAGEGQSFGIPLSFGGPYLGIFSTTNAHVRRMPGRVVGLTNDTQGRRGFVLTLSTREQHIRREKATSNICTNEGLCALMASVYLSYAGRSGLKAVAEQNAAKAAYASEVLARVPGVQRRFTGPFFNEFVLTLPRDPQAFARYCKTRRIVPGVPLKWFYPEMTREILVSVTEMNTRQEIDALASALAEFCR; this is encoded by the coding sequence ATGGCCTACATACCCAATGCGCAGCGCGAGGTGGCCGCCATGCTCGCGGAGCTGGGGCTGCCGGATGTCAACGCCCTCTTTGCGTCCATCCCCGGGGCGGTCCGGCTCGAGGGGCCGCTCCCCATGCCGGAAGGGAAATCGGAACTCGAGGTGGACCGCCACTTCCAGAACCTGGGCCGCCTGAACACGGGCGTCCTGGAGTTCGCCACCTTCCTGGGCGCGGGGGCCTACCGGCATTTCGTCCCCTCGGTGATCGATGCCCTGATCTCACGGTCGGAGTTCTTCACGGCCTACACGCCCTACCAGCCCGAGATCAGCCAGGGGACGCTCCAGGCCGTCTTCGAGTACCAGAGCATGGTCTCGATGCTCACCGGGCTCGACGTGACCAACGCCTCCATGTACGACGGCGCCACCGCCGTAACCGAGGCCGTCCTCATGGCCAACCGCGCCAACAACCGCAAGCGGGTCCTGGTGGCCGGCAGCCTCCACCCCTTCTACCGCGAGGTGATGTCCACCTACGTCCGCAACTTCGAGATCGTGCTGGAGACCCTGCCCTGGGGCCCCGACGGTCGCCTCGATGCGGCGTCCCTCCAGTCGAAGCTGGGGGATGACGTGGCCGCCGTGGTGGTGCAGTCGCCCAACGTCTTCGGCGTGGTGGAGGACCTCCCGGCGGCCGCCGACGCGGCGCACGGGAAGAAGGCCCTCCTGGTGGCCGCCTTCACCGAGGCGCTCTCCCTGGCCTACCTCCGGCCGCCGGGGGAGTGCGGCGCCGACGTGGCAGCCGGCGAGGGGCAGTCCTTCGGGATCCCGCTCTCGTTCGGCGGGCCCTACCTGGGGATCTTCTCCACCACCAACGCCCACGTCCGGCGCATGCCGGGGCGCGTGGTGGGCCTGACGAACGACACCCAGGGGCGCCGCGGCTTCGTGCTGACCCTCTCCACGCGCGAGCAGCACATCCGGCGGGAGAAGGCCACCTCCAACATCTGCACCAACGAGGGGCTTTGCGCCCTCATGGCGTCGGTGTACCTCTCGTATGCCGGCCGGTCCGGTCTGAAGGCCGTGGCCGAACAGAATGCCGCCAAGGCCGCCTACGCGTCGGAGGTTCTCGCCCGCGTGCCCGGCGTGCAGCGACGTTTCACCGGCCCCTTCTTCAACGAGTTCGTCCTGACGCTGCCGCGAGACCCCCAGGCCTTCGCCCGCTACTGCAAAACGCGGAGGATCGTCCCGGGCGTGCCCCTGAAGTGGTTCTACCCGGAGATGACCCGGGAGATCCTGGTGAGCGTCACCGAGATGAACACCCGGCAGGAGATCGACGCGCTGGCGTCGGCCCTCGCCGAATTCTGCCGGTAG
- the gcvPB gene encoding aminomethyl-transferring glycine dehydrogenase subunit GcvPB, whose protein sequence is MTQRVRKTISIDEPLLFEKPGARESSLRLPALDVPPASAVPEGLRRGDIPHFPELGEVDVVRHFTRLSTWNYHVDLGLYPLGSCTMKYNPKLNEKVARIASLAEAHPLQLHENTQGSLQLMKELEEALLAATGMDGVTLQPSAGAHGELTGMMLIRAALTRRGNPRKKVLIPDSAHGTNPASAVLCAYETVTLKSNAKGCVDLEELKAHLDADVACLMVTNPNTLGVFEENIREIARLLHDNGSFLYMDGANFNAFLGVARPGDMGVDVMHINLHKTFSTPHGGGGPGAGPVVVVRELVPFLPVPVISAHGDGSLFLDYQRPDTIGKVSAFYGNYGVLIRALAYILRLGSDGLRGVAENAVLNANYLRHRLRDVLSLPYDQPTLHEVIFNDQKQSAKGVTTMDIAKRLLDKGFHPPTVYFPLIVHGAFMVEPTETEPREELDAFIAAVKAVAREAEEDPEGLHAAPRDVRNTRFDETQAARKPVLTWMQAGK, encoded by the coding sequence ATGACCCAACGCGTACGAAAAACCATTTCCATCGACGAACCGTTGCTGTTCGAGAAGCCGGGCGCGCGCGAGAGCAGCCTCCGCCTTCCCGCCCTGGACGTTCCGCCGGCCAGCGCCGTTCCGGAGGGCCTCCGCCGGGGCGACATCCCCCACTTCCCCGAACTGGGCGAGGTGGACGTGGTCCGTCACTTCACCCGCCTCTCCACCTGGAACTACCACGTGGACCTCGGCCTCTACCCGCTGGGGTCCTGCACCATGAAGTACAACCCGAAGCTGAACGAGAAGGTGGCCCGCATCGCCAGCCTGGCGGAGGCGCACCCCCTCCAGCTTCACGAGAACACCCAGGGGAGCCTGCAGCTCATGAAGGAGCTGGAGGAGGCCCTGCTGGCCGCCACCGGCATGGACGGCGTGACGCTGCAGCCGTCCGCGGGCGCCCACGGCGAACTGACGGGGATGATGCTCATCCGGGCCGCCCTGACCCGCCGCGGCAACCCCCGGAAGAAGGTCCTGATCCCCGACTCGGCCCACGGCACCAACCCTGCCAGCGCGGTGCTGTGCGCCTACGAGACCGTCACCCTCAAGTCCAACGCCAAGGGGTGCGTGGACCTCGAGGAACTCAAGGCCCACCTGGACGCCGACGTCGCCTGCCTGATGGTCACCAACCCCAACACCCTGGGGGTTTTCGAAGAGAACATCCGGGAGATCGCCCGGCTCCTCCACGACAACGGGTCCTTCCTCTACATGGACGGCGCCAACTTCAACGCCTTCCTGGGCGTCGCCCGGCCGGGGGACATGGGCGTGGACGTGATGCACATCAACCTCCACAAGACCTTCTCCACGCCCCACGGCGGCGGCGGCCCGGGCGCCGGGCCCGTGGTGGTGGTCCGGGAGCTGGTGCCCTTCCTGCCGGTGCCCGTGATCTCGGCTCACGGCGACGGAAGCCTCTTCCTCGACTATCAGCGCCCCGACACCATCGGGAAGGTGTCCGCGTTCTACGGGAACTACGGCGTGCTGATCCGGGCCCTGGCCTACATCCTGCGCCTGGGTTCGGACGGTCTCCGAGGCGTGGCCGAGAACGCGGTGCTCAACGCCAACTACCTCCGGCACCGCCTCCGGGACGTGCTCAGCCTCCCTTACGACCAGCCGACCCTCCACGAGGTGATCTTCAACGACCAGAAGCAGTCGGCGAAGGGCGTCACCACCATGGACATCGCCAAGCGGCTGCTGGATAAAGGTTTCCACCCGCCCACGGTCTACTTCCCCCTGATCGTCCACGGGGCGTTCATGGTGGAGCCCACCGAGACCGAGCCGCGGGAGGAACTGGACGCCTTCATCGCCGCCGTGAAGGCCGTCGCCCGGGAAGCGGAGGAGGACCCCGAGGGCCTGCACGCGGCCCCCCGGGACGTCCGCAACACCCGTTTCGACGAGACCCAGGCGGCGCGCAAGCCCGTCCTCACCTGGATGCAGGCCGGAAAATAG